Proteins from one Labrenzia sp. CE80 genomic window:
- a CDS encoding choline ABC transporter substrate-binding protein, protein MNLFAKLAGGVALSVLMAGAATAAEPDSCKTVRFSDVGWTDITATTAATTTVLEALGYETETKILSVPVTYASLKNKDIDVFLGNWMPTMEGDIAAYREDGSVETVRTNLEGAKYTLAVPKYTYDKGLKSFADIAKFKDELDGKIYGIEAGNDGNRLIIDMIDANAFGLEGFEVVESSEQGMLAQVARSEKRDQDVVFLGWEPHPMNANFEMAYLDGGDDFFGPNYGGATVHTNVRAGYVAECPNVGKLLENLEFSLAMENEIMGAILNDGEEPTDAAKAWLKTHPATFEGWLKGVKTADGGDSFAAVKGALGL, encoded by the coding sequence ATGAACCTTTTTGCCAAGCTCGCCGGTGGTGTTGCCCTGTCTGTCCTGATGGCAGGTGCTGCCACTGCAGCCGAGCCCGATAGCTGCAAGACGGTCCGCTTCTCGGATGTCGGTTGGACAGACATCACGGCCACCACTGCCGCTACGACGACTGTGCTCGAGGCGCTGGGCTATGAGACCGAAACCAAGATCCTGTCCGTTCCGGTGACCTACGCGTCGCTGAAGAACAAGGACATCGACGTGTTTCTCGGCAACTGGATGCCGACCATGGAAGGCGACATCGCCGCTTACCGTGAAGACGGGTCCGTGGAGACGGTCCGTACCAATCTGGAAGGCGCGAAATACACACTCGCCGTGCCGAAATACACCTACGACAAGGGCCTCAAGAGCTTTGCCGACATCGCCAAGTTCAAGGACGAACTCGACGGCAAGATCTACGGCATTGAAGCTGGCAACGACGGCAACCGCCTGATCATCGACATGATCGACGCCAACGCCTTCGGCCTCGAGGGTTTTGAAGTCGTGGAGTCTTCCGAGCAGGGCATGCTCGCCCAGGTCGCCCGGTCCGAAAAGCGTGACCAGGACGTGGTCTTTCTCGGCTGGGAACCGCATCCGATGAACGCCAATTTCGAGATGGCCTATCTCGATGGCGGCGATGACTTCTTCGGCCCGAACTACGGCGGTGCCACGGTCCACACCAACGTCCGCGCCGGCTATGTTGCCGAATGCCCGAACGTCGGCAAGCTCCTGGAGAACCTTGAGTTCTCGCTGGCCATGGAAAACGAGATCATGGGTGCGATCCTCAACGACGGCGAAGAGCCGACGGATGCGGCCAAGGCCTGGCTCAAGACCCATCCGGCCACCTTCGAAGGCTGGCTGAAAGGCGTCAAGACCGCCGATGGCGGAGACTCCTTCGCAGCCGTCAAGGGCGCGCTGGGCCTCTAA
- the choW gene encoding choline ABC transporter permease subunit, translated as MDWLTDNKIPIGKFAKTLVDWLTDNAYWLFDGISLALETMIDGILWILLAPHPLVVVAVVTALAYAVRRSLSFPVFVAVSLLFIINQGYWEETMETLALVVAATFVCVVIGVPVGVAAAHRPKLYLFMRPILDMMQTIPTFVYLIPALILFGLGMVPGLVATVIFAVPAPIRLTQLGVSSTPTHLLEAGHAFGATKSQILWKIELPYALPQIMAGLTQTIMLSLSMVVIAGMVGAPGLGTEIVRALGRADIAKGFEVGVAIVLIAIILDRFFQTNDGQGAK; from the coding sequence TTGGACTGGCTGACTGACAACAAGATCCCGATCGGAAAATTCGCCAAGACGCTGGTCGACTGGCTCACCGACAATGCCTACTGGCTGTTCGACGGCATATCCCTCGCCCTCGAAACCATGATCGACGGCATTCTCTGGATCCTGCTGGCGCCGCACCCTCTGGTCGTTGTTGCCGTTGTCACCGCTCTTGCCTACGCCGTCCGCCGATCCCTCTCCTTTCCTGTTTTCGTGGCCGTCAGCCTGCTCTTCATCATCAACCAGGGCTACTGGGAAGAGACGATGGAGACGCTGGCTTTGGTCGTCGCCGCCACCTTCGTCTGTGTGGTCATTGGTGTGCCCGTGGGCGTGGCCGCAGCGCACCGCCCCAAGCTTTATCTCTTCATGCGTCCGATCCTGGACATGATGCAGACAATCCCGACCTTCGTGTACCTGATCCCGGCACTGATCCTTTTCGGTCTCGGCATGGTGCCCGGCCTTGTGGCGACGGTTATTTTCGCCGTTCCCGCGCCGATCCGTCTGACCCAGCTAGGCGTGTCCTCGACACCGACCCACCTGCTGGAAGCCGGTCATGCCTTCGGCGCCACCAAGTCCCAGATCCTGTGGAAGATCGAGCTGCCCTATGCCCTGCCGCAGATCATGGCGGGCCTGACCCAGACCATCATGCTGTCCCTGTCGATGGTGGTGATTGCCGGCATGGTTGGCGCACCGGGACTGGGCACCGAGATCGTCCGGGCCCTGGGCCGGGCGGACATCGCCAAGGGCTTTGAAGTTGGCGTCGCCATCGTCTTGATCGCCATCATTCTCGACCGTTTCTTCCAGACAAACGACGGCCAGGGGGCGAAGTGA
- the choV gene encoding choline ABC transporter ATP-binding protein, protein MTPKPIVSFKDVDIVFGDNPESALPLIDQGRSREEIQSETGQVLGVAGATFDINEGEVIVLMGLSGSGKSTLLRAVNGLNPVIRGSVEVDDGDMMCNPESCTPEELRQLRRSRIAMVFQQFALLPWRTVTENVGFGLELSGVTPKERRDRVNDQLKLVGLDGWGEKYVHELSGGMQQRVGLARAFATEAPILLMDEPFSALDPLIRDRLQDELLDLQKSLNRTIIFVSHDLDEAAKIGSRIAIMEGGRVIQLGTPQQIVRKPATPYVADFVGHMNPLNVLRARDVMVELNGEVPPVGAPSCAPGTPLREVIRMKQDASGPVLVADGNAPVGLISEAELLGCLV, encoded by the coding sequence ATGACCCCCAAGCCGATTGTCTCCTTCAAGGACGTCGATATCGTTTTCGGCGACAATCCGGAAAGCGCCCTGCCGCTGATCGATCAGGGCAGGAGCCGCGAAGAGATTCAGTCCGAAACCGGCCAGGTCCTCGGCGTCGCGGGTGCCACTTTCGACATCAACGAGGGCGAGGTGATCGTTCTCATGGGCCTGTCCGGCTCAGGCAAGTCCACGCTCCTGCGTGCCGTCAACGGCCTCAACCCGGTGATCCGGGGCTCTGTCGAGGTGGACGACGGCGACATGATGTGCAATCCGGAAAGCTGTACGCCGGAGGAACTGCGTCAGCTGCGCCGCTCGCGCATTGCCATGGTGTTCCAGCAATTTGCCCTGCTGCCCTGGCGCACGGTGACAGAGAACGTCGGCTTTGGCCTGGAGCTCTCCGGCGTCACGCCCAAAGAGCGCCGCGACCGGGTCAACGACCAGCTCAAGCTCGTAGGCCTCGACGGCTGGGGCGAGAAATACGTTCATGAACTATCCGGCGGCATGCAGCAGCGCGTTGGCCTGGCCCGGGCGTTTGCGACGGAAGCGCCGATCCTCCTGATGGACGAGCCTTTCTCTGCGCTCGACCCGCTCATTCGTGACAGGCTTCAGGACGAATTGCTCGACCTGCAAAAGAGCCTCAACCGCACCATCATCTTCGTTAGCCACGACCTGGACGAGGCCGCCAAGATCGGCTCACGGATCGCCATCATGGAAGGCGGCCGCGTCATCCAGCTCGGCACGCCGCAGCAGATCGTGCGCAAGCCGGCAACGCCCTATGTGGCGGATTTCGTTGGTCACATGAACCCGCTCAACGTCCTGCGTGCCCGTGATGTCATGGTTGAACTCAATGGAGAGGTTCCGCCAGTCGGCGCGCCCTCCTGCGCCCCGGGAACGCCCCTGCGCGAAGTCATCCGCATGAAACAGGACGCTTCCGGCCCGGTCCTCGTCGCCGACGGCAACGCCCCTGTTGGCCTGATCTCCGAGGCCGAACTCTTGGGCTGCCTGGTCTGA
- a CDS encoding nuclear transport factor 2 family protein, whose product MTPVQKNTLDQFYSGATARDASMIRPLLTEDFTFKAPMMNFDNPDAYVAHLVGFCGYVKNSRHIAQGDNVVHLFTLVAQMPEGEKEIEMCDVFTFTGDKIMRQELYADSKQFPETEAA is encoded by the coding sequence ATGACCCCCGTACAAAAGAACACCCTGGATCAATTCTATTCTGGCGCGACAGCTCGGGACGCATCGATGATCCGGCCGCTGTTGACTGAAGATTTCACATTCAAAGCCCCGATGATGAACTTCGACAATCCAGACGCCTATGTCGCTCACCTGGTTGGTTTTTGCGGCTACGTGAAGAACTCCCGCCACATCGCTCAAGGTGACAATGTCGTTCACCTGTTTACGCTTGTTGCCCAGATGCCTGAAGGAGAAAAGGAGATCGAGATGTGCGATGTATTCACCTTCACTGGCGACAAGATCATGCGCCAGGAGCTTTACGCGGATTCCAAGCAGTTCCCGGAAACGGAAGCGGCCTAG
- a CDS encoding metalloregulator ArsR/SmtB family transcription factor, with translation MQPIPPELTRTFAALSDPVRMATLAKLADGPATVGELAESFPLSPAGFSKHLSILQSAGLVTKELDGRRHICSLRAAPLQTAFDWLSDYEQFWSAALDQLEGFLEKAPTQIEPKKTRK, from the coding sequence ATGCAACCGATCCCCCCCGAACTGACACGTACCTTTGCAGCGCTAAGTGATCCCGTTCGGATGGCAACGCTGGCGAAGCTCGCCGATGGTCCAGCGACTGTCGGGGAGCTCGCAGAGTCGTTTCCTTTATCTCCAGCTGGGTTTTCCAAGCATCTTTCGATTCTGCAATCTGCAGGGTTGGTTACAAAAGAACTCGATGGGCGGAGGCACATTTGCAGCCTTCGGGCAGCACCGTTGCAGACCGCCTTTGACTGGTTGTCGGATTACGAACAATTCTGGTCAGCCGCGCTGGATCAGTTGGAAGGGTTTCTTGAAAAAGCGCCAACTCAAATCGAACCAAAGAAAACTCGCAAATGA
- a CDS encoding SRPBCC domain-containing protein, translating to MTKTQTVLQTRMLNASINDVWNAWTQPELMRQWFCPLGMKVVEAETDLRVGGTFRIVMDARNAGMRPPPEMGDFLTAFGTYQQLEPHQKLVFSWAWEGRDEASRVTITLTPKGDQTVLVLEHVGLLDEASRIFHEDGWTPTLDNLSQHLAASNA from the coding sequence ATGACGAAAACTCAAACAGTCCTGCAAACCCGCATGCTGAATGCTTCGATAAATGACGTTTGGAATGCATGGACACAGCCGGAGCTTATGAGGCAATGGTTTTGCCCGCTTGGTATGAAAGTTGTTGAGGCCGAAACAGATCTGCGCGTTGGTGGAACGTTTCGGATCGTCATGGACGCACGAAATGCGGGAATGCGCCCGCCACCCGAGATGGGAGATTTCCTGACGGCGTTCGGCACCTATCAACAGCTTGAGCCGCATCAGAAACTTGTCTTCTCCTGGGCCTGGGAAGGTCGCGACGAAGCGAGCCGAGTGACGATCACGCTGACCCCCAAGGGTGATCAAACTGTTTTGGTTTTGGAGCATGTCGGTTTGTTGGATGAGGCTAGCCGCATCTTTCATGAAGATGGATGGACACCGACACTGGACAACCTTTCGCAACACCTGGCTGCGTCAAACGCCTGA
- a CDS encoding MATE family efflux transporter, which yields MADAPKNTFTDGPFGTIYLKTALPIIFVMGMNGLLSVADALFLGVYVGPDALAAVTLMFPIYMLVVALSTLVANGMSSLLARSLGAGNMDAARTTFAGAHGLAASLGLVLILLFVSIGKPVALLVASGSETLAQIGLIYLRITVFFSPLLFVLSVNSDALRNEGRLGFMAAMSLVVSTTNIGFNYLLIALLDMGVAGSAYGTAAAQAVAFGIILAFRFFGSTSLRPAALWTHSLHGHWGRILALGAPQSLNFLGIALGSAAIITALQWVNHPGYADTITAYGIITRVITFAFLPLLGLSFAMQTITGNNYGAALWHRSDASLRMALWAAFIYCSAVQVVVMGLPRQIAGAFVDDAAVIAEVARILPVMTCVFFLMGPLMMIATYFQAIGSAGKAALLGLTKPYALAIPLTFVLPVWFGEIGIWYAGPIAEVLMLGMTAMVLWHTAQGSNLRWGIFHTRAEATS from the coding sequence ATGGCTGATGCCCCTAAAAACACATTCACCGATGGGCCATTTGGCACGATCTACCTGAAGACGGCGCTCCCGATTATTTTTGTGATGGGGATGAATGGGTTGTTGTCCGTCGCGGACGCGTTGTTTCTGGGTGTTTATGTAGGCCCTGATGCGTTGGCCGCCGTCACATTGATGTTCCCGATCTACATGCTGGTCGTTGCGCTTTCCACGCTTGTCGCCAATGGCATGTCGAGCCTTTTGGCGCGGTCTCTTGGTGCGGGTAATATGGATGCCGCTCGCACCACATTTGCAGGCGCGCATGGTTTGGCAGCGTCTTTGGGCCTTGTTTTGATCTTGTTGTTTGTCTCGATTGGCAAACCGGTCGCGCTGTTGGTGGCGAGCGGGTCCGAGACGCTGGCGCAGATTGGATTGATCTATCTGCGGATCACGGTGTTTTTTTCGCCGCTGCTCTTCGTTCTGTCGGTCAATTCTGACGCACTACGCAACGAAGGGCGCTTGGGTTTCATGGCCGCGATGAGTCTGGTGGTATCGACCACCAACATTGGATTCAACTACCTGCTGATCGCACTTCTGGACATGGGTGTGGCAGGGTCCGCCTACGGCACGGCTGCGGCTCAAGCTGTCGCGTTTGGGATCATTCTGGCATTCCGCTTCTTCGGCAGTACATCGTTGCGGCCCGCAGCGTTATGGACTCATTCCCTGCACGGGCATTGGGGGCGAATTCTTGCGCTGGGTGCACCGCAAAGCCTGAACTTTCTTGGCATAGCACTTGGGTCGGCCGCGATTATCACGGCTTTGCAATGGGTGAACCATCCCGGGTACGCTGATACGATTACGGCCTACGGGATCATCACAAGGGTCATTACTTTTGCCTTTCTGCCACTTCTGGGGCTGTCGTTTGCGATGCAAACGATCACGGGCAACAACTACGGCGCGGCTCTATGGCATCGGTCAGACGCCAGCTTGCGAATGGCACTGTGGGCCGCCTTCATCTATTGCAGCGCGGTACAAGTCGTTGTGATGGGCCTGCCTCGCCAGATCGCGGGCGCGTTTGTCGACGACGCTGCGGTTATCGCAGAGGTCGCCCGTATCTTGCCCGTCATGACTTGTGTTTTCTTTCTCATGGGGCCGTTGATGATGATTGCGACCTACTTTCAAGCGATTGGCTCTGCCGGGAAGGCCGCACTTCTGGGACTAACAAAACCCTATGCGCTTGCGATCCCGCTCACATTTGTGTTGCCCGTTTGGTTTGGTGAAATTGGTATTTGGTATGCAGGTCCAATCGCCGAGGTGTTGATGTTGGGGATGACCGCAATGGTGCTTTGGCATACAGCGCAAGGCTCAAACTTGAGATGGGGCATTTTCCACACCAGGGCAGAGGCCACTTCGTGA
- a CDS encoding GNAT family N-acetyltransferase → MRCCARLSDFENHCRETKLMKLLTPSIDHIPEYVSALQRGWSPDNLRPEAAQEQVAFISKDAATFVSNLDNPNAKGGPITLPDGSKVPRLPSIRRWIWDREFCGHIGLRWKPGTEDLPPTCSGHIGYAVVPWRRGEGLASAALVALLPEAKSVGLKHVDITASPDNPASVRVIEKAGGTFVRSYTADKALGGHETIEFKIALT, encoded by the coding sequence ATGCGGTGTTGCGCACGACTGTCGGACTTTGAGAATCATTGTCGTGAGACCAAACTGATGAAATTGCTGACGCCAAGCATTGATCACATCCCCGAGTATGTCTCGGCTCTTCAAAGAGGCTGGTCTCCAGACAACTTACGTCCTGAAGCGGCACAAGAGCAAGTCGCGTTCATATCGAAAGATGCCGCTACGTTCGTGTCAAATCTCGACAACCCGAATGCAAAGGGTGGTCCCATTACCTTGCCAGACGGCTCGAAAGTGCCTCGATTGCCGAGTATCCGCAGATGGATATGGGATCGAGAGTTTTGCGGCCACATAGGTTTACGATGGAAGCCTGGGACCGAGGACTTGCCGCCTACGTGTTCTGGCCACATCGGTTATGCCGTCGTGCCCTGGCGAAGAGGAGAAGGATTGGCGTCTGCTGCGCTCGTCGCCCTTTTGCCGGAAGCAAAGTCGGTTGGATTGAAGCACGTAGACATCACGGCCAGCCCTGACAATCCGGCGTCCGTACGTGTCATCGAAAAGGCGGGCGGCACGTTTGTCAGAAGCTATACTGCGGACAAAGCTCTTGGCGGACACGAGACGATCGAGTTCAAAATCGCGCTGACGTAG
- a CDS encoding GIY-YIG nuclease family protein, with product MKRRFWVYILAGHKNGTLYTGVTNDLVRRLFEHQSGTGSRFTRRYKVARLVWYEEHATAPQAIAREKALKTWSRAWKIELIEAMNPEWFDLGKDLNR from the coding sequence ATGAAGAGGCGCTTTTGGGTCTACATTCTAGCCGGGCATAAAAATGGTACGCTTTATACCGGCGTGACGAATGATTTGGTCAGGCGCCTTTTTGAACATCAATCCGGCACGGGATCGCGGTTTACACGGCGATACAAGGTCGCGCGGCTCGTCTGGTATGAGGAGCATGCGACCGCGCCTCAGGCGATTGCGCGGGAAAAGGCACTCAAGACATGGTCACGCGCATGGAAAATTGAGCTGATCGAGGCGATGAACCCTGAGTGGTTTGACCTAGGCAAAGACTTGAACAGGTGA
- a CDS encoding adenylate/guanylate cyclase domain-containing protein, with the protein MKLTLRKKLLLFSVAIAVLPLLIAGETLIRIARDELKSSANDQLTATVRQVSETIDNVYRDAWLSPLSLIANAIDDDSLGIDAKIAMLTLGIADLPDIVALQITVEGSERPLLVTREGFSDTLQESGLDANDILRVPPQTIADYLTGKHAVDRQALHPEGSGVWLATLILPLKKPLNGRPATLSARIDLSRLKDYVLSHAFTRTGTITIVDGQGNEVLGRGAEDLAEFDIVREATELLALQAGVTSVTPYARPNGELMLGAFAFPRPFDWAVIAEQSEAAAYFTIDVMVRNLLIWVGAGLAVAGLGAVLFSLGISRPILKIGQAVIEVGQGNFQARVDGVKSRDEIGDLATRINDMIVQINERFQLAKFVSHGTIDAIKDSDQAGVRLGGSRKRVAILFADIRGYTAFSESREPEVVVEVLNHYFANQGEAVSRNNGDIDKFVGDQLMAIFQGPDMSADALTCAAEIQDIMERSAAEHPDWQLDIGIGIDVGDVVVGAMGSPERMDYTVLGDHVNLSARLCSAAAPKQTMISEAVYEETRHLPSFAFPPLEPIRVKGKASEIKVYGAERSAQEPPAEKSSS; encoded by the coding sequence ATGAAACTCACGTTGCGCAAGAAGCTGCTGCTCTTCTCTGTCGCCATTGCCGTATTACCCTTGCTGATCGCAGGCGAGACCTTGATCCGCATCGCGCGGGACGAACTCAAGAGCTCGGCAAATGACCAGCTGACGGCCACTGTCCGTCAGGTCAGCGAGACCATCGACAACGTCTATCGCGATGCCTGGTTGTCGCCTCTGTCCCTGATTGCCAATGCCATCGACGATGACAGTCTCGGCATCGACGCAAAGATCGCCATGCTGACCCTGGGCATTGCCGATCTGCCCGATATCGTCGCCTTGCAGATCACGGTCGAGGGCAGCGAACGGCCGCTTCTGGTCACCCGGGAAGGGTTCAGCGATACCTTGCAGGAGTCAGGCCTTGACGCCAACGACATCCTGAGGGTGCCCCCCCAGACCATCGCCGACTATCTGACCGGCAAGCATGCCGTCGACCGGCAGGCGCTCCACCCGGAAGGATCCGGCGTCTGGCTGGCGACATTGATCCTGCCCTTGAAGAAGCCCCTCAACGGCCGCCCGGCAACTCTCTCGGCCCGGATCGATCTCAGCCGGCTGAAAGACTATGTGCTGTCTCACGCCTTCACCCGAACGGGCACGATCACCATCGTCGATGGCCAGGGCAACGAGGTGCTCGGTCGTGGCGCCGAGGATCTCGCTGAGTTCGATATCGTACGCGAGGCGACTGAGCTGCTGGCGCTTCAGGCCGGCGTCACTTCGGTCACCCCCTATGCCCGTCCCAATGGCGAGCTGATGCTCGGCGCCTTTGCGTTCCCCCGTCCCTTCGACTGGGCGGTGATCGCGGAGCAGAGCGAGGCTGCGGCCTATTTCACCATCGACGTCATGGTGCGCAACCTCCTTATCTGGGTCGGCGCGGGCCTTGCCGTGGCAGGCCTTGGTGCGGTTCTCTTTTCCCTCGGCATCTCGCGCCCGATCCTGAAAATCGGCCAGGCGGTCATCGAGGTCGGCCAGGGCAATTTTCAGGCCCGAGTCGATGGCGTCAAGAGCCGGGACGAAATCGGCGATCTCGCCACCCGGATCAACGACATGATTGTCCAGATCAACGAACGCTTCCAGCTGGCGAAATTCGTCTCCCACGGCACCATCGACGCCATCAAGGACTCGGATCAGGCGGGCGTCCGCCTCGGCGGCTCGCGCAAGAGGGTCGCCATCCTCTTTGCCGACATTCGCGGCTACACCGCCTTTTCGGAAAGCCGCGAACCGGAGGTGGTGGTCGAGGTTCTCAATCACTATTTCGCCAACCAGGGCGAGGCGGTCTCGCGCAACAACGGTGATATCGACAAGTTCGTCGGCGATCAGCTGATGGCGATCTTCCAGGGCCCGGACATGAGCGCCGACGCCCTGACATGCGCAGCCGAGATCCAGGACATCATGGAGCGCTCGGCCGCCGAGCACCCGGACTGGCAGCTGGACATCGGCATCGGCATCGATGTGGGCGATGTGGTGGTCGGCGCCATGGGCAGCCCGGAGCGGATGGACTACACGGTGCTCGGCGACCATGTGAACCTGTCCGCCCGCCTGTGCTCCGCCGCCGCCCCCAAACAGACCATGATCTCCGAAGCGGTTTACGAAGAGACGCGGCATCTGCCCAGTTTCGCCTTCCCGCCGCTGGAGCCGATCCGCGTCAAGGGCAAGGCCTCGGAGATCAAGGTCTATGGCGCGGAGCGGAGCGCGCAAGAGCCGCCCGCGGAAAAATCCTCTTCGTAA